The following coding sequences are from one Parabacteroides pacaensis window:
- a CDS encoding glucoamylase family protein, protein MRKTVLYLTLLLYPFTLLPAIPGGKAKKQLSDEELMTLVQKQTFRYFWDFAHEASGLAHERSNGGAETATIGGSGFGVMAIIVGIERGFVTREQGAERMLKIVRFLNDKNTDSYHGMWAHWMNGKTGKTIPFSRKDDGADIVESAFMFEGLLAAHQYFMEDNPTERTIRGMISNLWRQAEWNFFAKGGEDVLYWHWSPTNGWAMNHQIKGHNECHIVYILAASSPTYPIPKSVYHKGWANANTFLNGREYYGITLPLGNDRGKGGPLFFTHYSYLGLDPRGLKDRYADYGKQMKAHTLINRAYCIDNPKGYRGYSAKCWGLTASDGDKGYSAHSPGNDRGVITPTAALSSIPYTPEYSLEAMRYFYEELGQSLWGEYGFKDAFNLTENWFAPSYLAIDQGPIVVMIENYRTGLIWKLFMSHPDIQNGLKRLGFTSPYLREK, encoded by the coding sequence ATGAGAAAAACAGTATTATATTTAACACTTCTGCTATATCCGTTTACTCTACTTCCGGCTATTCCGGGAGGTAAAGCTAAAAAACAATTATCCGATGAAGAATTGATGACTTTAGTGCAGAAACAAACATTCCGTTATTTCTGGGATTTTGCCCATGAAGCATCCGGACTGGCACACGAACGCAGTAACGGAGGTGCGGAAACAGCTACGATAGGAGGCTCTGGATTTGGCGTGATGGCTATCATCGTAGGCATTGAACGCGGCTTTGTAACCCGTGAACAGGGAGCTGAAAGAATGTTGAAAATTGTCCGTTTCTTAAATGACAAGAATACGGATAGTTACCATGGCATGTGGGCACACTGGATGAACGGCAAAACAGGAAAAACGATCCCTTTCAGCCGGAAAGATGATGGCGCGGATATTGTAGAGTCGGCCTTCATGTTTGAAGGATTACTGGCTGCCCACCAGTATTTTATGGAAGATAATCCGACGGAAAGAACAATTCGTGGTATGATTAGTAATCTGTGGAGACAAGCGGAATGGAATTTCTTCGCCAAAGGAGGTGAAGATGTACTTTACTGGCATTGGTCTCCAACAAACGGCTGGGCTATGAACCATCAGATTAAAGGACACAACGAATGCCATATCGTTTATATTCTGGCAGCTTCTTCCCCCACCTATCCTATCCCGAAATCTGTATATCATAAAGGTTGGGCAAATGCCAATACGTTTCTGAACGGTAGGGAATATTATGGGATTACGTTACCTCTGGGAAACGATAGAGGAAAAGGAGGCCCCCTGTTCTTTACCCACTATTCTTACCTCGGACTTGACCCGCGTGGATTAAAAGATCGCTATGCGGATTATGGAAAACAAATGAAAGCCCATACATTAATAAACCGCGCTTATTGTATCGACAACCCGAAAGGCTATCGAGGATATAGTGCAAAATGTTGGGGATTGACGGCTAGTGACGGCGACAAAGGTTACTCCGCCCATAGTCCGGGAAACGACCGTGGCGTGATTACTCCCACCGCAGCACTCTCTTCTATTCCTTATACGCCGGAATACTCGCTCGAAGCTATGCGCTATTTCTACGAAGAATTGGGTCAATCTCTTTGGGGCGAATATGGCTTTAAAGATGCTTTCAACCTGACCGAAAATTGGTTTGCCCCCTCTTACCTCGCCATTGACCAAGGACCTATTGTCGTAATGATTGAAAACTACCGTACCGGATTAATATGGAAACTTTTTATGAGTCATCCCGATATACAAAACGGATTAAAAAGACTTGGATTCACCTCTCCCTATTTAAGAGAAAAATAA
- a CDS encoding endonuclease/exonuclease/phosphatase family protein, which produces MKKAFFNSLLLVFIGFVVSCSKQPEAEINVMSFNIRLDHVADSLNNWKYRKDNVAQMVTYYSPDILGMQEVVKNQLDDLKNRLPEYTALGVGRADGKEKGEYCSLFYKTGRFDLIKNGNFGLSESPDTIGVKGWDAACERIVTWAILKDKMSGKQLAAFNTHFDHIGKVARRESAKLILDKINEIAAGLPVVITGDFNGTTDSEPVTILLQGGMKNTRSIAEVVYGPTWSFHDFGRIPVEKRQLIDFIFVNQLLTASKYRVIEDQPEPGYLSDHAPILCRLLVCP; this is translated from the coding sequence ATGAAAAAGGCATTTTTTAATAGTTTGTTGTTAGTTTTCATAGGATTCGTTGTTTCATGTAGTAAACAGCCGGAAGCAGAAATAAATGTCATGTCATTTAATATCCGGTTAGATCATGTAGCGGACAGTTTAAATAATTGGAAATATCGTAAAGACAACGTGGCTCAGATGGTTACGTACTATTCACCGGACATACTAGGCATGCAGGAGGTAGTTAAAAACCAGTTGGACGATTTGAAGAACCGCCTACCCGAATATACAGCTTTAGGCGTAGGCCGTGCAGATGGAAAAGAAAAAGGGGAATATTGTTCCCTTTTTTACAAGACCGGCCGATTTGATTTAATAAAAAACGGGAACTTCGGCTTGAGCGAATCACCGGACACAATCGGAGTAAAAGGATGGGATGCTGCTTGCGAACGTATTGTTACTTGGGCCATACTGAAAGACAAAATGAGTGGTAAACAACTGGCTGCATTCAATACTCATTTCGACCATATCGGTAAAGTGGCACGCAGGGAAAGTGCCAAATTGATACTCGACAAAATCAATGAAATAGCAGCCGGATTACCTGTAGTGATAACAGGTGATTTTAATGGGACAACTGATTCGGAACCGGTTACGATACTCCTTCAGGGAGGAATGAAAAATACACGTTCTATTGCGGAAGTAGTATATGGGCCGACCTGGAGCTTCCACGATTTTGGCCGTATACCGGTAGAAAAACGGCAGTTGATAGATTTTATATTTGTCAATCAACTATTAACTGCCAGCAAATATCGCGTAATTGAAGATCAACCGGAACCGGGCTATCTCTCTGATCACGCTCCTATACTTTGCCGTTTGCTAGTTTGCCCATAA
- a CDS encoding LamG domain-containing protein, giving the protein MKRSLYLLLVTCLPAFLLQACFQDMDYPEFDYPDSSAEKVYSPMKMFLTFEDDIRDKGNYGFLVMDNGNVKFTEGINGKAYQGSSDAYALAKAPSYLSDSIPELGSCTVVFWMKSTKNTSATGLFTIPNAKTYWGNFDIFLENNNSETQAFFKMHLYNNTSVKENDERWVEAKIDDVLTNEWVHMAFVYDGNQSIVTIYKNGESVLVKELPGYGKLKFKDLNTFALGAFQFSTQPLLTTGTNAKPNWASNYAGLLDQFRFYNTAVSASEIQKLYTEKE; this is encoded by the coding sequence ATGAAAAGATCTCTATATTTATTGTTAGTAACTTGTTTACCGGCATTCCTTTTACAAGCTTGTTTCCAAGATATGGATTATCCGGAATTCGATTATCCGGATAGTTCCGCCGAAAAAGTATACTCACCGATGAAAATGTTTTTGACGTTTGAAGATGATATCCGGGACAAAGGAAATTACGGTTTCCTGGTTATGGACAACGGGAATGTTAAATTTACGGAAGGTATCAATGGAAAAGCTTACCAAGGAAGTAGTGATGCCTATGCACTTGCAAAAGCACCATCTTATTTATCCGATTCCATTCCGGAACTGGGAAGTTGTACGGTCGTTTTTTGGATGAAGTCCACGAAAAACACCTCGGCAACGGGTTTGTTTACTATTCCTAATGCAAAAACTTATTGGGGAAATTTTGACATCTTCCTGGAAAACAACAATAGCGAAACTCAGGCTTTCTTCAAAATGCACTTATATAACAATACGTCCGTTAAAGAAAATGACGAAAGATGGGTGGAAGCTAAGATAGACGATGTTCTTACGAATGAATGGGTACATATGGCTTTTGTCTACGATGGGAACCAATCGATTGTGACCATTTATAAAAATGGAGAAAGTGTCCTGGTAAAAGAACTTCCCGGCTACGGCAAACTTAAATTTAAAGATTTGAATACTTTTGCCCTGGGAGCCTTCCAATTCAGCACCCAGCCTCTTCTTACCACAGGAACCAATGCCAAACCAAATTGGGCATCCAATTATGCAGGGTTATTAGACCAGTTCCGTTTCTATAATACAGCCGTATCTGCCTCTGAGATTCAAAAACTTTATACTGAAAAAGAATGA
- a CDS encoding glucoamylase family protein, translating into MKVIYCMLFLLLVACSKEDTPQDRKAFELKNISIGNKINETIFENIEPDANIILEFTDAVNEQSVEHNIELRLSEQAVKCNYEWLNTDKLSLVPSGGFKSFSSYKLVINPGITSTSGVALTSGKVCEIHTGMDESDKFKRIPDEELLTLVQKQSFKYFWNFGHEHSGMARERSTSGDIVTTGGTGFGVMAMLVAAERGFITRPEALERIRKIVTFLDKDCTKYHGAYAHWINGATGETKPFGDKDDGADLVETSLLFQGLLAARAYFQEGTAAENKLRADITRLWEAIEWTWFQQNGQPVLYWHWSPNYGFEKNLPIRGWNECLITYVLAASSPTYPIDKSVYETGWANNGQFKNGNSYYGYELPLGAEKGGPLFLSQYSFLGINPEGLKDQYADYWIQNTNHTLINYHYCKENPKGYAGYGTSCWGLTASDGNTGYAAHSPTNDKGVIAPTAALSAFPYTPEESMAALHFFYYKIGDKIWRDYGFVDAFNLTANWYDNQYIAIDQGPVVCMIENYRTKMLWNLFMAIPEIQTGLKKLGFASPAFN; encoded by the coding sequence ATGAAAGTAATTTATTGTATGTTATTCTTACTACTGGTTGCTTGCAGTAAAGAAGATACGCCACAAGACAGAAAGGCGTTTGAGTTGAAAAACATCTCCATCGGAAATAAAATAAATGAGACAATCTTTGAAAACATTGAGCCGGATGCGAATATCATCCTCGAATTTACAGATGCAGTGAACGAACAGTCGGTAGAACACAATATCGAGCTCAGGCTTTCCGAACAAGCGGTAAAGTGCAACTACGAATGGTTGAATACAGATAAACTTTCATTGGTTCCGTCAGGCGGATTTAAAAGTTTTTCCTCTTATAAATTAGTGATCAACCCCGGAATAACTTCTACTTCCGGGGTAGCTCTTACAAGCGGGAAAGTTTGTGAAATACATACCGGAATGGACGAATCTGACAAATTCAAGCGTATTCCCGATGAGGAACTGCTGACACTGGTGCAGAAGCAATCTTTTAAATACTTCTGGAACTTTGGGCATGAGCATTCGGGCATGGCACGTGAACGGAGCACTTCCGGCGATATAGTAACTACCGGCGGAACCGGTTTCGGAGTAATGGCTATGCTGGTAGCTGCGGAAAGAGGATTTATAACGCGCCCGGAAGCTCTTGAACGAATCCGGAAAATTGTAACCTTCCTGGATAAAGACTGTACCAAGTATCATGGAGCGTATGCACACTGGATTAACGGAGCAACCGGCGAAACAAAGCCTTTCGGCGATAAGGACGATGGGGCTGACTTAGTGGAAACTTCTTTACTATTCCAGGGATTGCTTGCTGCCCGCGCTTATTTCCAAGAAGGGACAGCAGCAGAAAACAAATTGCGTGCAGACATCACCCGGCTTTGGGAAGCAATCGAGTGGACTTGGTTCCAGCAAAACGGACAACCGGTACTTTATTGGCATTGGAGTCCTAATTACGGCTTTGAAAAGAATTTGCCTATCAGAGGTTGGAATGAATGCCTTATTACGTATGTGCTTGCCGCCTCCTCCCCAACTTATCCGATCGATAAAAGTGTTTACGAAACCGGATGGGCTAATAACGGACAATTTAAGAATGGCAACAGTTACTACGGTTACGAACTTCCCTTGGGAGCAGAGAAAGGCGGTCCTTTATTCCTGTCTCAATATTCTTTTTTGGGTATTAATCCGGAAGGCTTGAAAGATCAATACGCAGATTACTGGATACAAAACACAAACCATACCCTCATTAATTACCATTATTGTAAAGAAAATCCCAAGGGATATGCCGGATACGGAACTTCTTGCTGGGGATTGACGGCAAGCGACGGAAACACGGGATATGCTGCCCACTCCCCTACGAACGACAAAGGGGTAATCGCGCCCACTGCGGCTTTGTCGGCTTTCCCATATACTCCTGAAGAATCGATGGCAGCCTTGCACTTTTTCTATTATAAAATAGGAGACAAAATATGGAGGGATTATGGGTTCGTAGACGCTTTCAATTTAACAGCTAATTGGTACGACAACCAGTATATCGCTATCGACCAAGGTCCGGTGGTATGTATGATAGAGAATTATAGAACGAAAATGCTTTGGAATTTATTTATGGCTATTCCGGAAATCCAGACAGGGTTGAAAAAGTTAGGTTTTGCAAGCCCTGCATTCAATTAA